In Streptomyces alboniger, the following are encoded in one genomic region:
- a CDS encoding BTAD domain-containing putative transcriptional regulator, with amino-acid sequence MTVGVGDTEPEKFEKSEKFEKFEYKILGPLEVVRDGRPVVVRAAKQRALLASLLVDANRVVPVDTLIARLWDEPPDGARNTLQNYVLRARRTLGGSARGPIRTCAQGYAIDVPEDALDLHRFDALVDAARAAETARTAERASALLGEALALWRGEPLSDVPSERLRQEVVPALNERRLSALELRTDADFRLGRHADVLPRLRELTAAHPLQERFWAQRMLALYRAGRQGEALDCYSTVRALLLDELGVDPGAELWRLHQQILTADPALAAPAPPDSPHGPRTEGNLPAETTTFVGREAMLRKTRKLLDGARLVTLTGPGGVGKTRLALRTAAEASWAYPHGAWLADLAPLTDPGLLDRVVADALGIPDQSLRPGTEVLVEHLRERRLLLVLDNCEHVAEAAAHLLGTLLCAAPGLRVLATSRQGLRVPGEYLLPVPPLAVPTDRGEPPTLERSEAVRLLADRAEACAPHFRITARNQEAVGRLCRRLDGIPLAIELAAVRLGTLSAQEILERLDDRFRLLSDTGAARTGRRHQRTLRGVVDWSHDLCDERERRLWAGVSVFSGGFDLAAAEAVCPGEDGPREDVVDVPREDVVDVLAALAHKSVLTVDTTGSRARYRMLETLRQYGQGRLGELGREVPLRRRHCAYYGDMAARAAARWCGPDEVAWLSRLRLETPNLRAALDFSVSGEGDAAAGLAIAANLTRTRYWFFSSSLGEGRLWLTRALDLAPEAPVPLRVGGLALAAWIALCQGDRPAAERFLAGAVRLGEGATDGETLGVLAYMEGAFAFLAHGDAAAVALLARARDRFRAAGLVGDAHMASMLWAMAAAFLGEREQALTAGREYVTEAAAHGAGWAHSWGLWGMGLAELRHGDPHRAVGLFRDSLRRQRGIGDRWGPVWGVETMAWAATATGDHAHAARLFGAAARLLRTTGVALGGLKPLHDAHVLAERLVREALGEGAYASAFAEGAGSREPVRLALGGR; translated from the coding sequence GTGACTGTTGGGGTGGGGGACACGGAGCCCGAGAAGTTCGAGAAGTCCGAGAAGTTCGAGAAGTTCGAGTACAAGATCCTGGGGCCGCTCGAAGTGGTCCGCGACGGCAGGCCCGTGGTGGTCCGGGCGGCCAAGCAGCGGGCCCTGCTCGCGTCACTGCTGGTCGACGCCAACAGGGTCGTTCCCGTCGACACCCTGATCGCCCGGCTGTGGGACGAGCCGCCGGACGGCGCCCGCAACACCCTCCAGAATTACGTGCTCAGGGCGCGCCGCACCCTGGGCGGCTCCGCCCGGGGCCCCATCCGCACCTGCGCGCAGGGGTACGCCATCGACGTACCCGAAGACGCCCTCGACCTGCACCGTTTCGACGCCCTCGTCGACGCGGCACGAGCCGCCGAGACCGCGCGCACAGCCGAGCGGGCCTCGGCGCTGCTGGGCGAGGCGCTGGCGCTGTGGCGCGGTGAACCGCTGTCGGACGTGCCGTCCGAGCGGCTGCGCCAGGAAGTCGTCCCCGCGCTGAACGAACGTCGCCTGAGCGCCCTGGAGCTGCGCACCGACGCCGACTTCCGGCTCGGCCGGCACGCGGACGTCCTGCCGCGGCTGCGTGAACTGACCGCCGCGCATCCCTTGCAGGAGCGCTTCTGGGCGCAGCGGATGCTGGCCCTCTACCGCGCGGGCCGCCAGGGCGAGGCCCTGGACTGCTACAGCACCGTCCGCGCGCTGCTCCTCGACGAACTGGGCGTCGACCCGGGCGCCGAGCTGTGGCGGCTGCACCAGCAGATCCTCACCGCCGACCCCGCCCTGGCCGCCCCGGCGCCGCCGGACTCACCCCACGGGCCACGGACGGAGGGCAATCTGCCCGCCGAGACGACGACGTTCGTCGGCCGCGAAGCCATGCTCAGGAAGACCCGCAAGCTCTTGGACGGCGCCCGCCTCGTCACGCTCACCGGGCCGGGCGGGGTCGGCAAGACGCGGCTCGCGCTGCGTACGGCCGCCGAGGCCTCCTGGGCGTACCCGCACGGCGCCTGGCTCGCCGACCTCGCACCGCTGACCGATCCGGGTCTTCTCGACCGCGTGGTCGCCGACGCGCTCGGCATCCCCGACCAGTCCCTGCGCCCCGGCACGGAAGTGCTCGTCGAACACTTGAGGGAACGCCGGCTGCTGCTCGTCCTCGACAACTGCGAGCACGTCGCCGAGGCCGCCGCCCACCTCCTCGGCACCCTGCTGTGCGCGGCCCCGGGGCTGCGCGTGCTGGCCACGAGCCGACAGGGGCTGCGGGTTCCGGGGGAGTATCTGCTGCCCGTACCGCCGCTGGCCGTTCCCACGGACCGGGGCGAGCCGCCGACGCTGGAGCGCAGCGAGGCCGTGCGGCTGCTCGCCGACCGCGCCGAGGCGTGCGCCCCGCACTTCCGGATCACCGCGCGCAACCAGGAGGCGGTGGGGCGGCTGTGCCGGCGTCTCGACGGTATTCCGCTGGCGATCGAGCTGGCCGCGGTGCGGCTCGGCACGCTCTCGGCACAGGAGATCCTGGAACGCCTCGACGACCGGTTCCGGCTCCTGTCGGACACGGGGGCGGCGCGGACGGGGCGCCGCCACCAGCGCACCCTGCGCGGCGTCGTCGACTGGAGCCACGACCTGTGCGACGAGCGGGAGCGGCGGCTGTGGGCGGGGGTGTCCGTCTTCTCCGGCGGGTTCGACCTCGCGGCGGCCGAGGCGGTCTGCCCCGGCGAGGACGGGCCTCGGGAGGACGTTGTGGACGTCCCCCGGGAGGATGTCGTGGACGTCCTGGCCGCGCTGGCGCACAAGTCCGTCCTCACCGTCGACACGACCGGCTCCCGGGCCCGGTACCGAATGCTGGAGACCCTGCGCCAGTACGGGCAGGGCAGGCTCGGGGAGCTGGGCCGCGAGGTGCCGCTGCGGCGGCGGCACTGCGCGTACTACGGGGACATGGCCGCGCGGGCGGCCGCGCGCTGGTGCGGTCCCGACGAGGTGGCGTGGCTGTCCCGGCTCCGCCTGGAGACGCCGAACCTGCGGGCGGCGCTGGACTTCAGCGTCTCGGGGGAGGGCGACGCGGCGGCCGGTCTCGCGATCGCCGCGAATCTGACGCGTACGCGTTACTGGTTCTTCAGCAGCTCGCTCGGAGAGGGGCGGCTGTGGCTGACCCGCGCGCTGGACCTGGCGCCGGAGGCCCCCGTCCCGCTGCGGGTCGGCGGCCTCGCGCTCGCCGCGTGGATCGCCCTGTGCCAGGGGGACCGGCCCGCCGCGGAACGCTTCCTGGCCGGGGCCGTACGGCTCGGCGAGGGCGCCACGGACGGCGAGACGCTGGGCGTACTCGCGTACATGGAGGGCGCCTTCGCCTTCCTCGCCCACGGCGACGCGGCGGCCGTGGCGCTCCTCGCGCGGGCCCGGGACCGGTTCCGGGCCGCGGGCCTGGTGGGCGACGCCCACATGGCGAGCATGCTGTGGGCCATGGCGGCGGCGTTCCTCGGCGAGCGGGAGCAGGCGCTGACGGCCGGCCGGGAGTACGTGACGGAGGCCGCCGCGCACGGTGCGGGCTGGGCGCACTCCTGGGGTCTGTGGGGGATGGGCCTGGCGGAGCTGCGCCACGGTGACCCGCACCGGGCGGTCGGCCTCTTCCGCGACTCGCTGCGGCGGCAGCGGGGCATCGGTGACCGGTGGGGCCCGGTGTGGGGGGTGGAGACGATGGCCTGGGCGGCCACCGCGACGGGCGACCACGCTCATGCGGCTCGCCTCTTCGGGGCGGCGGCGCGGCTTCTGCGGACGACGGGCGTCGCGCTCGGGGGGCTCAAGCCGCTGCACGACGCGCACGTTCTGGCGGAGCGCCTGGTGCGGGAGGCCCTTGGCGAGGGGGCTTATGCCTCCGCGTTCGCGGAGGGGGCGGGGAGTCGGGAGCCGGTGCGGCTCGCCCTGGGAGGGCGGTGA
- a CDS encoding DUF4291 domain-containing protein produces MKHPEHQIRAAHTDTTVTVYQAYAPHIGEPAARDGRFPAAWRRERMTWIKPSFLWMMYRCGWGTKEGQETVLALEISREGFDWALAHACLSHYEPGVHADAADWKRQLKQAPARVQWDPERDLHLRPLPHRSLQLGLAGEASRRYADEWIVSVTDVTEQAGRVRELVREGDLDGARALLPEEPVYPAADALLAHLRP; encoded by the coding sequence GTGAAACACCCCGAGCACCAGATCCGAGCCGCCCACACCGACACCACCGTGACCGTCTACCAGGCGTACGCCCCGCACATCGGGGAGCCCGCCGCCCGGGACGGGCGCTTCCCCGCCGCGTGGCGGCGGGAGCGGATGACGTGGATCAAGCCCTCGTTCCTGTGGATGATGTACCGCTGCGGCTGGGGCACGAAGGAGGGGCAGGAGACCGTCCTCGCACTGGAGATCAGCAGGGAAGGATTCGACTGGGCCCTCGCCCACGCGTGCCTCTCGCACTACGAGCCGGGCGTGCACGCGGACGCCGCGGACTGGAAGCGGCAGCTCAAGCAGGCGCCCGCGCGGGTGCAGTGGGACCCGGAGCGGGACCTTCACCTGCGTCCGCTGCCCCACCGGTCCCTCCAGCTCGGCCTCGCGGGGGAGGCCTCCCGGCGGTACGCGGACGAGTGGATCGTCTCGGTCACCGACGTCACCGAGCAGGCCGGGCGCGTAAGGGAGTTGGTACGTGAAGGCGACCTCGACGGTGCCCGTGCGCTCCTCCCTGAGGAGCCGGTCTATCCCGCCGCGGACGCGCTGCTTGCTCACCTGCGGCCCTGA
- a CDS encoding Cmx/CmrA family chloramphenicol efflux MFS transporter — protein MPIAVYMLGLAVFALGTSEFMLSGLLPPIADDMNVSIPRAGLLISAFAIGMVIGAPLLAVATLRLPRRTTLITLITVFGLGQVAGALAPSYEVLFASRVISALACAGFWAVGAAVAIAMVDFNQRARAMAVMLGGLSIANVLGVPAGAFLGEHFGWRSAFWSVAGASAVALAGVLTLIPRIPLPAEKPQLKKELSIYADRQVWLSIAVTALAAGGVFCAFSYLSPLLTDVAGLDGGWVPSVLGLFGVGALVGTAIGGRFADAHLFGVLLSGIAASTVFLVCLALFAATPAAAVTLSFLIGVSAFYTGPALNARIFNVAGAAPTLAGATTTAAFNLGNTGGPWLGGTVIDLDFGYASTAWAGAAMTATALVAVAVSLRLHRKTPSRVITSSTRSENTQAETTAARTP, from the coding sequence ATGCCCATAGCCGTATACATGCTCGGCCTCGCCGTCTTCGCCCTCGGCACGAGCGAGTTCATGCTCTCGGGGCTCCTGCCGCCCATCGCGGACGACATGAACGTCTCCATCCCCCGCGCGGGCCTCCTCATCTCCGCCTTCGCCATCGGCATGGTCATCGGCGCCCCCCTGCTCGCCGTGGCGACCCTGCGCCTGCCCCGCCGTACGACCCTCATCACGCTCATCACGGTCTTCGGCCTGGGCCAGGTCGCCGGCGCCCTGGCACCTTCGTACGAAGTCCTCTTCGCGTCCCGCGTGATCAGCGCGCTGGCCTGCGCCGGGTTCTGGGCGGTCGGCGCGGCCGTCGCCATCGCGATGGTCGACTTCAACCAGCGCGCCCGCGCCATGGCGGTGATGCTCGGCGGCCTCTCCATCGCGAACGTCCTCGGCGTCCCGGCCGGCGCGTTCCTCGGTGAGCACTTCGGCTGGCGCTCGGCGTTCTGGTCGGTGGCCGGGGCGTCCGCGGTCGCGCTCGCCGGGGTCCTGACGCTCATCCCCCGCATCCCGCTCCCCGCCGAGAAGCCGCAGCTCAAGAAGGAACTGTCCATCTACGCCGACCGTCAGGTCTGGCTGTCCATCGCCGTCACCGCGCTCGCCGCGGGCGGCGTCTTCTGCGCGTTCTCCTACCTCTCCCCGCTGCTGACCGATGTGGCGGGCCTGGACGGCGGCTGGGTCCCGTCGGTCCTCGGCCTGTTCGGCGTCGGCGCCCTGGTCGGCACGGCGATCGGCGGCCGGTTCGCGGACGCGCACCTCTTCGGGGTGCTGCTCAGCGGCATAGCCGCGTCGACCGTCTTCCTCGTCTGCCTGGCCCTGTTCGCCGCCACCCCGGCCGCGGCGGTCACGCTGTCGTTCCTCATCGGGGTCTCCGCGTTCTACACGGGCCCGGCGCTCAACGCCCGTATCTTCAACGTGGCGGGCGCCGCCCCCACCCTCGCGGGCGCGACCACGACAGCCGCGTTCAACCTCGGCAACACGGGCGGCCCCTGGCTCGGCGGCACGGTCATCGACCTCGACTTCGGCTACGCGTCCACGGCGTGGGCGGGCGCGGCGATGACGGCGACGGCGCTCGTGGCGGTGGCGGTGTCACTGCGCCTGCACCGGAAGACACCGAGCCGCGTGATCACGTCCTCGACGCGGTCGGAAAACACACAAGCCGAAACCACCGCGGCCCGAACCCCCTGA
- a CDS encoding DUF4031 domain-containing protein, with the protein MTVYIDPPTWPGHGRMWSHLISDVSYEELHAFAASIGAPPRAFERDHYDIPSHRYEDAVRAGAVEVGSKELVRRLTGAGLRRPKGRPASA; encoded by the coding sequence GTGACGGTCTACATCGATCCGCCGACCTGGCCGGGACACGGCCGCATGTGGTCGCACCTGATCAGCGACGTCTCGTACGAGGAACTGCACGCGTTCGCGGCGTCCATCGGGGCCCCGCCGCGCGCCTTCGAACGCGACCACTACGACATCCCGTCGCACCGGTACGAGGACGCGGTGCGGGCGGGGGCGGTGGAGGTCGGGTCGAAGGAGCTGGTGCGCAGGCTCACGGGGGCGGGGCTGCGGAGGCCCAAGGGGCGGCCTGCGTCTGCGTAA
- a CDS encoding MurR/RpiR family transcriptional regulator, whose protein sequence is MTQDVKEIFAGAAPPAPAALAAKVRTLAPSMTRSMQRVAEAVAGDPAGCAALTVTGLAELTGTSEATVVRTARLLGYPGYRDLRLALAGLAAQQQSGRAPAVTADIAVDDPIADVVAKLAYDEQQTLADTAAALDTVQLGAAVAALATARRTEIYGVAASGLVAQDLAQKLLRIGHIAHAHSDPHLAVTNAVTLRAKDVAIAITHSGSTGDVIEPLRVAFEHGATTIAITGRPDGAVSQYADHVLTTSTARESELRPAAMSSRTSQLLVVDCLFVGVAQRTYETAAPALAASYEALAHRHSPRGGPSGR, encoded by the coding sequence GTGACCCAAGACGTGAAGGAAATTTTCGCGGGCGCCGCACCCCCGGCCCCCGCCGCCCTCGCGGCCAAGGTGCGGACCCTGGCGCCGTCGATGACCCGCTCCATGCAGCGCGTCGCCGAGGCCGTCGCCGGCGACCCCGCCGGCTGCGCGGCCCTGACCGTCACCGGCCTCGCCGAGCTGACCGGCACCAGCGAGGCGACGGTGGTCCGCACCGCCCGCCTCCTCGGCTACCCGGGCTACCGCGACCTGCGCCTCGCGCTCGCGGGGCTCGCCGCCCAGCAGCAGTCGGGCCGGGCGCCCGCCGTCACCGCGGACATCGCCGTCGACGACCCCATCGCCGACGTCGTCGCGAAGCTCGCCTACGACGAGCAGCAGACCCTCGCCGACACCGCCGCCGCACTCGACACCGTGCAGCTCGGCGCCGCCGTGGCCGCGCTCGCGACCGCCCGCCGCACGGAGATCTACGGCGTGGCCGCGTCCGGCCTGGTCGCCCAGGACCTGGCGCAGAAGCTGCTGCGCATCGGCCACATCGCGCACGCGCACTCCGACCCGCACCTGGCCGTCACGAACGCGGTGACGCTGCGCGCGAAGGACGTGGCCATCGCGATCACCCACTCCGGTTCGACGGGTGACGTGATCGAGCCGCTGCGGGTGGCCTTCGAGCACGGGGCCACCACGATCGCGATCACCGGCCGCCCCGACGGGGCCGTCTCGCAGTACGCCGACCACGTACTGACCACCTCCACGGCCCGCGAGAGCGAGCTGAGGCCGGCCGCGATGTCGTCCCGTACGAGTCAACTGCTCGTCGTGGACTGTCTGTTCGTGGGCGTCGCCCAGCGGACGTACGAGACGGCGGCCCCCGCGCTGGCCGCGTCCTACGAGGCGCTGGCGCACCGCCACAGCCCGCGCGGCGGCCCCAGCGGCCGCTGA
- the murQ gene encoding N-acetylmuramic acid 6-phosphate etherase translates to MTFPESASASAAESESESETYGQLRAQLATLTTEAFRPELSEIDRLDTLDIARIMNGEDASVPAAVAAQLPAIAAAIDATAERMARGGRLVYAGAGTAGRLGVLDASECPPTFNTDPGDVVGLIAGGPTAMVRAVEGAEDSKELAAEDLDGLKLTADDVVVGISASGRTPYAIGAVEHAKDRYGALTIGLSCNADSALAAAAEHGIEVVVGPELLTGSTRLKAGTAQKLVLNMLSTITMIRLGKTYGNLMVDVRASNEKLRARSRRIVALATGAPDEEIEAALAATDGEVKNAILTILGGVDAPTAADLLTTTDGHLRAALDRARTS, encoded by the coding sequence ATGACCTTTCCCGAATCCGCCTCCGCCTCCGCCGCCGAATCCGAATCCGAATCCGAGACCTACGGACAGCTGCGCGCCCAGCTCGCCACCCTCACCACCGAGGCGTTCCGCCCCGAGCTGTCCGAGATCGACCGGCTGGACACCCTCGACATCGCGCGGATCATGAACGGCGAGGACGCGTCCGTCCCCGCGGCCGTGGCCGCGCAGCTGCCCGCGATCGCCGCCGCGATCGACGCCACCGCCGAGCGGATGGCCCGCGGCGGCCGCCTGGTCTACGCGGGCGCGGGCACGGCGGGCCGCCTCGGAGTGCTCGACGCGTCCGAGTGCCCGCCGACCTTCAACACCGACCCGGGCGACGTCGTCGGCCTCATCGCGGGCGGGCCGACCGCGATGGTCAGGGCGGTCGAGGGCGCGGAGGACAGCAAGGAGCTTGCGGCCGAGGACCTGGACGGCCTGAAGCTGACGGCGGACGACGTCGTGGTCGGCATCTCCGCGTCGGGCCGCACGCCGTACGCGATCGGCGCGGTGGAGCACGCCAAGGACCGCTACGGCGCGCTGACCATCGGCCTGTCCTGCAACGCGGACAGCGCGCTCGCGGCCGCCGCCGAGCACGGCATCGAGGTCGTCGTAGGCCCCGAACTGCTCACCGGCTCCACCCGCTTGAAGGCGGGCACGGCGCAGAAGCTCGTACTCAACATGCTGTCGACGATCACGATGATCCGCCTCGGCAAGACGTACGGGAACCTGATGGTGGACGTGCGCGCGTCGAACGAGAAGCTGCGCGCCCGGTCGCGCCGCATCGTCGCGCTCGCCACCGGGGCGCCCGACGAGGAGATCGAGGCGGCGCTGGCCGCGACGGACGGCGAGGTGAAGAACGCGATCCTCACCATCCTGGGCGGCGTCGACGCCCCCACGGCGGCGGACCTCCTCACCACCACGGACGGCCATCTCCGCGCGGCCTTGGACAGAGCCCGTACAAGCTGA
- a CDS encoding ABC transporter ATP-binding protein, with translation MPVELQAVSYAYGRNKPRILDQLTYTTPHGFTVLLGPNGAGKSTLLKLAAGVNQPTTGAVRLGRLSSTTREYRTKVAWMPQTITAMTGLTAREQVAYTGWLKGMNRASAWEAAATALDRVQMKDRADTKTKQLSGGQLRRIGVASALVHDARILLLDEPTAGMDPAQRRVFRDLILRLATDEVQVLMSTHDVADLAEEADHVTVLTDGRITFNGTTRDFLAHAPTQTPAGRQAEAAYTAISSEFTAPPAH, from the coding sequence ATGCCCGTTGAACTCCAGGCAGTGTCCTACGCCTACGGCCGCAACAAACCCCGAATCCTCGACCAGCTCACCTACACCACCCCGCACGGCTTCACCGTCCTACTTGGCCCCAACGGCGCCGGCAAATCCACGCTGTTGAAGCTCGCCGCCGGCGTCAACCAGCCCACCACCGGCGCTGTACGCCTAGGCCGCCTGTCTTCGACGACCCGGGAATACCGCACCAAGGTCGCCTGGATGCCCCAGACCATCACCGCGATGACAGGCCTCACCGCACGCGAACAAGTCGCCTACACGGGCTGGCTCAAAGGCATGAACCGCGCATCCGCCTGGGAAGCAGCGGCCACCGCCCTGGACCGGGTACAGATGAAGGATCGCGCCGACACGAAGACCAAACAGCTATCCGGCGGTCAGCTGCGGCGTATCGGCGTGGCCTCCGCCCTCGTCCACGACGCCCGCATTCTGCTCCTCGACGAACCTACCGCCGGAATGGACCCCGCCCAGCGCCGCGTCTTCCGCGACCTGATCCTCCGCCTCGCCACCGACGAAGTACAGGTGCTGATGTCCACCCATGACGTCGCCGACCTCGCCGAAGAAGCCGACCACGTCACTGTCCTCACCGACGGCCGCATCACCTTCAACGGAACCACCCGGGACTTCCTCGCCCATGCCCCAACTCAAACTCCTGCGGGACGACAGGCCGAAGCGGCCTACACCGCCATTTCCTCTGAGTTCACGGCCCCCCCGGCCCACTGA
- a CDS encoding serine hydrolase domain-containing protein — protein sequence MTKTFTVLLLLLLLLAEPLSRCVPAWVLPRGPHGAAITLEHLATHTAGLPRLPPGLLPAGARSWYSNPYAHYTPDRLLDSLARSRVRHRPGTRVGYSNFGMGLLGHLLAERASTDYASALQTHVLRPLHLADTGCDGLAQATGHLRGRPRPPWSIPALPGAGALRSSARDLLTCLRYLAEPTRLPDGSLREAMTEVLRLRALSNDGPRLPLAWNRRGLPGRDLYFHAGGTRSFTAFTGFTPHPETAVVALTNTNPTLHGTFIQQAYLLLRGLSGPGGP from the coding sequence GTGACCAAGACGTTCACCGTGCTGCTGCTGCTGCTGCTGCTGCTCGCCGAGCCGCTCAGCCGCTGCGTGCCCGCGTGGGTCCTCCCGCGCGGCCCGCACGGGGCGGCCATCACTCTGGAGCACCTCGCCACCCACACCGCGGGACTGCCCAGGCTGCCACCCGGCCTGCTGCCCGCCGGGGCACGGTCCTGGTACAGCAATCCCTACGCGCACTACACACCCGACCGGCTGCTCGACTCCCTGGCCCGCAGCCGCGTCCGCCACCGGCCGGGCACCCGTGTCGGGTACTCCAACTTCGGTATGGGCCTCCTCGGCCACCTCCTTGCCGAACGGGCGAGCACCGACTACGCGAGCGCGCTCCAGACGCACGTACTGCGACCGCTGCACCTGGCCGACACGGGCTGCGACGGGCTCGCCCAAGCCACCGGCCACCTGCGCGGGCGGCCCCGCCCGCCCTGGTCCATCCCCGCCCTGCCGGGCGCGGGCGCCCTCCGCTCCAGCGCCCGCGACCTGCTCACCTGCCTCCGGTACCTGGCCGAGCCCACCCGGCTGCCCGACGGTTCACTGCGTGAGGCGATGACGGAGGTACTGCGACTTCGCGCGCTGTCCAACGACGGACCGCGGCTCCCGCTCGCCTGGAACAGGCGCGGCCTGCCGGGCCGCGACCTCTACTTCCACGCGGGCGGCACAAGAAGCTTCACCGCCTTCACCGGATTCACCCCCCACCCGGAGACGGCCGTCGTCGCCCTGACAAACACGAACCCCACCTTGCACGGCACCTTCATCCAACAGGCGTATCTGCTGCTTCGGGGGCTCAGTGGGCCGGGGGGGCCGTGA